A window of Cucurbita pepo subsp. pepo cultivar mu-cu-16 chromosome LG06, ASM280686v2, whole genome shotgun sequence contains these coding sequences:
- the LOC111797134 gene encoding protein NRT1/ PTR FAMILY 5.10-like isoform X4, whose protein sequence is MEAPLLEDTVEGAVDYNGRPVRRSDSGGWRSAALIIGVEVAERFAYYGVSSNLISFLTDQLGQSTATAAENVNAWSGAASLLPLLGAFLADSFLGRYRTIALSTVLYILGLGLLTVSATLHSPSISSCQQTEKSLPCSPGLFQVILFFSSLYVVAFAQGGHKPCVQAFGADQFDGQHPEESKAKSSFFNWWYFCISLATFATVNILNYVQDNLSWSLGFGIPCISMVLALVVFLLGTRTYRFINRGDEENPFVRIGRVFITAVRNWRINSSEIAHEEEIRGLLPHHSSQQFRFLNKALIVPNSSKEGGHTCTIREVEEAKAVLRLVPIWVTCLAYAVVFSQSSTFFTKQGVTMNRSIVPGFEVPAASLQSVIGLSIVVSLPIYDRILIPIARNFTGKPSGITMLQRIGFGMLLSALSMVIAALVEIKRLETAQEYGLVDLPKATVPLSIWWLVPQYVLFGVADVFTMVGLQEFFYDQAPSGLRSIGLSLYLSIFGVGNFLSSFLISAIEKLSSGDGKESWFNNNLNKAHLDYFYWLLAGLSAVGLAAFLCFARTYIYGKGNTT, encoded by the exons ATGGAGGCTCCTCTCTTGGAAGACACGGTGGAGGGTGCGGTTGATTACAATGGCCGCCCAGTCCGGAG ATCCGATTCCGGTGGCTGGAGATCCGCCGCCCTCATTATAG GAGTGGAGGTTGCCGAGAGATTCGCCTACTACGGAGTTTCCTCCAACTTAATTAGCTTCTTGACCGACCAGCTTGGCCAGTCGACGGCCACAGCGGCGGAGAATGTCAATGCTTGGTCGGGTGCCGCCTCCTTGCTGCCTCTACTTGGCGCCTTTCTGGCTGATTCCTTCCTCGGACGATACCGTACCATTGCTCTTTCCACTGTCCTTTACATCCTG GGACTTGGATTGTTGACTGTGTCTGCAACGCTTCATTCTCCAAGCATTTCTAGCTGCCAACAGACCGAAAAATCCCTACCATGTTCCCCCGGCCTTTTCCAagtaattctatttttctccTCCTTATATGTTGTGGCATTTGCTCAAGGTGGACACAAGCCTTGCGTCCAAGCTTTCGGAGCTGACCAATTTGATGGACAACATCCAGAAGAGAGCAAAGCTAAAAGCTCTTTCTTCAATTGGTGGTATTTCTGTATCTCTTTGGCCACTTTTGCAACTGTTAATATCTTGAACTATGTGCAAGATAACCTCAGCTGGAGTCTTGGGTTTGGAATTCCTTGTATTTCTATGGTTTTGGCACTCGTAGTCTTCTTGCTTGGAACTAGGACGTACAGGTTCATTAACAGAGGAGATGAGGAAAACCCATTTGTAAGAATTGGACGAGTGTTTATCACAGCAGTAAGAAATTGGCGAATAAATTCTTCTGAAATAGCTCATGAAGAGGAAATCCGTGGCCTTTTACCACACCATAGCTCTCAACAGTTCAG GTTCCTCAACAAAGCATTGATTGTACCCAATAGTTCGAAGGAAGGCGGTCATACATGTACCATCAGGGAAGTTGAGGAAGCAAAGGCAGTACTTAGGCTTGTTCCCATCTGGGTTACATGCTTAGCATATGCTGTTGTATTCTCCCAGTCATCAACTTTCTTTACTAAACAAGGAGTCACGATGAACAGATCAATTGTTCCTGGATTCGAAGTACCCGCTGCTTCACTTCAATCCGTTATCGGTCTGTCCATTGTCGTTTCCCTCCCGATATATGATCGCATACTCATTCCGATTGCAAGAAATTTCACTGGGAAACCTTCTGGAATTACAATGCTACAGAGAATTGGATTTGGGATGCTATTATCTGCTCTTTCCATGGTCATTGCTGCATTAGTCGAGATAAAAAGGCTCGAAACAGCTCAAGAATATGGTTTGGTTGATCTGCCAAAGGCGACTGTTCCTTTGAGTATATGGTGGTTGGTTCCTCAGTATGTACTGTTTGGAGTTGCCGATGTCTTCACCATGGTTGGGTTGCAGGAGTTTTTCTATGACCAGGCTCCGAGCGGATTAAGAAGCATCGGTCTGTCGCTGTACCTGAGTATTTTTGGCGTTGGCAACTTTTTAAGCAGCTTTCTCATCTCTGCCATTGAAAAACTAAGCAGTGGGGATGGCAAGGAAAGCTGGTTCAATAATAATCTGAACAAAGCTCATCTTGATTACTTCTACTGGTTGCTTGCTGGGCTTAGTGCTGTTGGGTTGGCTGCTTTCCTATGTTTTGCAAGAACTTACATCTACGGTAAGGGGAATACCACGTGA
- the LOC111797134 gene encoding protein NRT1/ PTR FAMILY 5.10-like isoform X3, which yields MEAPLLEDTVEGAVDYNGRPVRRSDSGGWRSAALIIGVEVAERFAYYGVSSNLINFLTDQLGQSTATAAENVNVWSGVASLLPLLGAFLADSFIGRYRTIALSSVLYILGLGLLTVSATLHSPSISSCQQTEKSLPCSPGLFQVILFFSSLYVVAFAQGGHKPCVQAFGADQFDGQHPEESKAKSSFFNWWYFCISLATFATVNILNYVQDNLSWSLGFGIPCISMVLALVVFLLGTRTYRFINRGDEENPFVRIGRVFITAVRNWRINSSEIAHEEEIRGLLPHHSSQQFRFLNKALIVPNSSKEGGHTCTIREVEEAKAVLRLVPIWVTCLAYAVVFSQSSTFFTKQGVTMNRSIVPGFEVPAASLQSVIGLSIVVSLPIYDRILIPIARNFTGKPSGITMLQRIGFGMLLSALSMVIAALVEIKRLETAQEYGLVDLPKATVPLSIWWLVPQYVLFGVADVFTMVGLQEFFYDQAPSGLRSIGLSLYLSIFGVGNFLSSFLISAIEKLSSGDGKESWFNNNLNKAHLDYFYWLLAGLSAVGLAAFLCFARTYIYGKGNTT from the exons ATGGAGGCTCCTCTCTTGGAAGACACGGTGGAGGGTGCGGTTGATTACAATGGCCGCCCAGTCCGGAGATCCGATTCCGGCGGCTGGAGATCCGCCGCGCTCATCATAG GAGTGGAGGTTGCCGAGAGATTCGCCTACTACGGAGTTTCCTCCAACTTAATTAACTTCTTGACCGACCAGCTTGGCCAGTCGACGGCCACAGCGGCGGAGAATGTCAATGTCTGGTCGGGTGTCGCCTCCTTGCTGCCTCTACTCGGCGCCTTTCTGGCTGATTCCTTCATCGGACGATACCGTACCATCGCTCTTTCCTCTGTCCTTTACATCCTG GGACTTGGATTGTTGACTGTGTCTGCAACGCTTCATTCTCCAAGCATTTCTAGCTGCCAACAGACCGAAAAATCCCTACCATGTTCCCCCGGCCTTTTCCAagtaattctatttttctccTCCTTATATGTTGTGGCATTTGCTCAAGGTGGACACAAGCCTTGCGTCCAAGCTTTCGGAGCTGACCAATTTGATGGACAACATCCAGAAGAGAGCAAAGCTAAAAGCTCTTTCTTCAATTGGTGGTATTTCTGTATCTCTTTGGCCACTTTTGCAACTGTTAATATCTTGAACTATGTGCAAGATAACCTCAGCTGGAGTCTTGGGTTTGGAATTCCTTGTATTTCTATGGTTTTGGCACTCGTAGTCTTCTTGCTTGGAACTAGGACGTACAGGTTCATTAACAGAGGAGATGAGGAAAACCCATTTGTAAGAATTGGACGAGTGTTTATCACAGCAGTAAGAAATTGGCGAATAAATTCTTCTGAAATAGCTCATGAAGAGGAAATCCGTGGCCTTTTACCACACCATAGCTCTCAACAGTTCAG GTTCCTCAACAAAGCATTGATTGTACCCAATAGTTCGAAGGAAGGCGGTCATACATGTACCATCAGGGAAGTTGAGGAAGCAAAGGCAGTACTTAGGCTTGTTCCCATCTGGGTTACATGCTTAGCATATGCTGTTGTATTCTCCCAGTCATCAACTTTCTTTACTAAACAAGGAGTCACGATGAACAGATCAATTGTTCCTGGATTCGAAGTACCCGCTGCTTCACTTCAATCCGTTATCGGTCTGTCCATTGTCGTTTCCCTCCCGATATATGATCGCATACTCATTCCGATTGCAAGAAATTTCACTGGGAAACCTTCTGGAATTACAATGCTACAGAGAATTGGATTTGGGATGCTATTATCTGCTCTTTCCATGGTCATTGCTGCATTAGTCGAGATAAAAAGGCTCGAAACAGCTCAAGAATATGGTTTGGTTGATCTGCCAAAGGCGACTGTTCCTTTGAGTATATGGTGGTTGGTTCCTCAGTATGTACTGTTTGGAGTTGCCGATGTCTTCACCATGGTTGGGTTGCAGGAGTTTTTCTATGACCAGGCTCCGAGCGGATTAAGAAGCATCGGTCTGTCGCTGTACCTGAGTATTTTTGGCGTTGGCAACTTTTTAAGCAGCTTTCTCATCTCTGCCATTGAAAAACTAAGCAGTGGGGATGGCAAGGAAAGCTGGTTCAATAATAATCTGAACAAAGCTCATCTTGATTACTTCTACTGGTTGCTTGCTGGGCTTAGTGCTGTTGGGTTGGCTGCTTTCCTATGTTTTGCAAGAACTTACATCTACGGTAAGGGGAATACCACGTGA
- the LOC111797134 gene encoding protein NRT1/ PTR FAMILY 5.10-like isoform X5: MEAPLLDETVEGAVDYNGRPVLRSKVGGWRSASFIIGVEVAERFAYYGIASNLINFLTEELRLSTAAAAQNVNVWSGVAMMLPLLGAFFGRFLPRTGLGLLTVSATLHSPSISSCQQTEKSLPCSPGLFQVILFFSSLYVVAFAQGGHKPCVQAFGADQFDGQHPEESKAKSSFFNWWYFCISLATFATVNILNYVQDNLSWSLGFGIPCISMVLALVVFLLGTRTYRFINRGDEENPFVRIGRVFITAVRNWRINSSEIAHEEEIRGLLPHHSSQQFRFLNKALIVPNSSKEGGHTCTIREVEEAKAVLRLVPIWVTCLAYAVVFSQSSTFFTKQGVTMNRSIVPGFEVPAASLQSVIGLSIVVSLPIYDRILIPIARNFTGKPSGITMLQRIGFGMLLSALSMVIAALVEIKRLETAQEYGLVDLPKATVPLSIWWLVPQYVLFGVADVFTMVGLQEFFYDQAPSGLRSIGLSLYLSIFGVGNFLSSFLISAIEKLSSGDGKESWFNNNLNKAHLDYFYWLLAGLSAVGLAAFLCFARTYIYGKGNTT, translated from the exons ATGGAGGCTCCTTTGTTGGATGAGACGGTGGAGGGTGCTGTCGATTACAATGGCCGCCCAGTCCTCAGATCCAAAGTCGGCGGCTGGAGATCCGCCTCCTTCATCATAG GAGTGGAGGTTGCCGAGAGATTCGCCTATTACGGAATCGCCTCCAACCTGATTAACTTCTTAACGGAGGAGCTCCGCCTGTCCACGGCCGCAGCAGCGCAGAATGTTAATGTCTGGTCCGGAGTCGCCATGATGCTACCTCTACTCGGAGCTTTTTTTGGCCGATTCCTTCCTCGGACG GGACTTGGATTGTTGACTGTGTCTGCAACGCTTCATTCTCCAAGCATTTCTAGCTGCCAACAGACCGAAAAATCCCTACCATGTTCCCCCGGCCTTTTCCAagtaattctatttttctccTCCTTATATGTTGTGGCATTTGCTCAAGGTGGACACAAGCCTTGCGTCCAAGCTTTCGGAGCTGACCAATTTGATGGACAACATCCAGAAGAGAGCAAAGCTAAAAGCTCTTTCTTCAATTGGTGGTATTTCTGTATCTCTTTGGCCACTTTTGCAACTGTTAATATCTTGAACTATGTGCAAGATAACCTCAGCTGGAGTCTTGGGTTTGGAATTCCTTGTATTTCTATGGTTTTGGCACTCGTAGTCTTCTTGCTTGGAACTAGGACGTACAGGTTCATTAACAGAGGAGATGAGGAAAACCCATTTGTAAGAATTGGACGAGTGTTTATCACAGCAGTAAGAAATTGGCGAATAAATTCTTCTGAAATAGCTCATGAAGAGGAAATCCGTGGCCTTTTACCACACCATAGCTCTCAACAGTTCAG GTTCCTCAACAAAGCATTGATTGTACCCAATAGTTCGAAGGAAGGCGGTCATACATGTACCATCAGGGAAGTTGAGGAAGCAAAGGCAGTACTTAGGCTTGTTCCCATCTGGGTTACATGCTTAGCATATGCTGTTGTATTCTCCCAGTCATCAACTTTCTTTACTAAACAAGGAGTCACGATGAACAGATCAATTGTTCCTGGATTCGAAGTACCCGCTGCTTCACTTCAATCCGTTATCGGTCTGTCCATTGTCGTTTCCCTCCCGATATATGATCGCATACTCATTCCGATTGCAAGAAATTTCACTGGGAAACCTTCTGGAATTACAATGCTACAGAGAATTGGATTTGGGATGCTATTATCTGCTCTTTCCATGGTCATTGCTGCATTAGTCGAGATAAAAAGGCTCGAAACAGCTCAAGAATATGGTTTGGTTGATCTGCCAAAGGCGACTGTTCCTTTGAGTATATGGTGGTTGGTTCCTCAGTATGTACTGTTTGGAGTTGCCGATGTCTTCACCATGGTTGGGTTGCAGGAGTTTTTCTATGACCAGGCTCCGAGCGGATTAAGAAGCATCGGTCTGTCGCTGTACCTGAGTATTTTTGGCGTTGGCAACTTTTTAAGCAGCTTTCTCATCTCTGCCATTGAAAAACTAAGCAGTGGGGATGGCAAGGAAAGCTGGTTCAATAATAATCTGAACAAAGCTCATCTTGATTACTTCTACTGGTTGCTTGCTGGGCTTAGTGCTGTTGGGTTGGCTGCTTTCCTATGTTTTGCAAGAACTTACATCTACGGTAAGGGGAATACCACGTGA
- the LOC111797134 gene encoding protein NRT1/ PTR FAMILY 5.10-like isoform X7, whose translation MEAPLLDETVEGAVDYNGRPVLRSKVGGWRSASFIIGVEVAERFAYYGVSSNLINFLTDQLGQSTATAAENVNVWSGVASLLPLLGAFLADSFIGRYRTIALSSVLYILGLGLLTVSATLHSPSISSCQQTEKSLPCSPGLFQVILFFSSLYVVAFAQGGHKPCVQAFGADQFDGQHPEESKAKSSFFNWWYFCISLATFATVNILNYVQDNLSWSLGFGIPCISMVLALVVFLLGTRTYRFINRGDEENPFVRIGRVFITAVRNWRINSSEIAHEEEIRGLLPHHSSQQFRFLNKALIVPNSSKEGGHTCTIREVEEAKAVLRLVPIWVTCLAYAVVFSQSSTFFTKQGVTMNRSIVPGFEVPAASLQSVIGLSIVVSLPIYDRILIPIARNFTGKPSGITMLQRIGFGMLLSALSMVIAALVEIKRLETAQEYGLVDLPKATVPLSIWWLVPQYVLFGVADVFTMVGLQEFFYDQAPSGLRSIGLSLYLSIFGVGNFLSSFLISAIEKLSSGDGKESWFNNNLNKAHLDYFYWLLAGLSAVGLAAFLCFARTYIYGKGNTT comes from the exons ATGGAGGCTCCTTTGTTGGATGAGACGGTGGAGGGTGCTGTCGATTACAATGGCCGCCCAGTCCTCAGATCCAAAGTCGGCGGCTGGAGATCCGCCTCCTTCATCATAG GAGTGGAGGTTGCCGAGAGATTCGCCTACTACGGAGTTTCCTCCAACTTAATTAACTTCTTGACCGACCAGCTTGGCCAGTCGACGGCCACAGCGGCGGAGAATGTCAATGTCTGGTCGGGTGTCGCCTCCTTGCTGCCTCTACTCGGCGCCTTTCTGGCTGATTCCTTCATCGGACGATACCGTACCATCGCTCTTTCCTCTGTCCTTTACATCCTG GGACTTGGATTGTTGACTGTGTCTGCAACGCTTCATTCTCCAAGCATTTCTAGCTGCCAACAGACCGAAAAATCCCTACCATGTTCCCCCGGCCTTTTCCAagtaattctatttttctccTCCTTATATGTTGTGGCATTTGCTCAAGGTGGACACAAGCCTTGCGTCCAAGCTTTCGGAGCTGACCAATTTGATGGACAACATCCAGAAGAGAGCAAAGCTAAAAGCTCTTTCTTCAATTGGTGGTATTTCTGTATCTCTTTGGCCACTTTTGCAACTGTTAATATCTTGAACTATGTGCAAGATAACCTCAGCTGGAGTCTTGGGTTTGGAATTCCTTGTATTTCTATGGTTTTGGCACTCGTAGTCTTCTTGCTTGGAACTAGGACGTACAGGTTCATTAACAGAGGAGATGAGGAAAACCCATTTGTAAGAATTGGACGAGTGTTTATCACAGCAGTAAGAAATTGGCGAATAAATTCTTCTGAAATAGCTCATGAAGAGGAAATCCGTGGCCTTTTACCACACCATAGCTCTCAACAGTTCAG GTTCCTCAACAAAGCATTGATTGTACCCAATAGTTCGAAGGAAGGCGGTCATACATGTACCATCAGGGAAGTTGAGGAAGCAAAGGCAGTACTTAGGCTTGTTCCCATCTGGGTTACATGCTTAGCATATGCTGTTGTATTCTCCCAGTCATCAACTTTCTTTACTAAACAAGGAGTCACGATGAACAGATCAATTGTTCCTGGATTCGAAGTACCCGCTGCTTCACTTCAATCCGTTATCGGTCTGTCCATTGTCGTTTCCCTCCCGATATATGATCGCATACTCATTCCGATTGCAAGAAATTTCACTGGGAAACCTTCTGGAATTACAATGCTACAGAGAATTGGATTTGGGATGCTATTATCTGCTCTTTCCATGGTCATTGCTGCATTAGTCGAGATAAAAAGGCTCGAAACAGCTCAAGAATATGGTTTGGTTGATCTGCCAAAGGCGACTGTTCCTTTGAGTATATGGTGGTTGGTTCCTCAGTATGTACTGTTTGGAGTTGCCGATGTCTTCACCATGGTTGGGTTGCAGGAGTTTTTCTATGACCAGGCTCCGAGCGGATTAAGAAGCATCGGTCTGTCGCTGTACCTGAGTATTTTTGGCGTTGGCAACTTTTTAAGCAGCTTTCTCATCTCTGCCATTGAAAAACTAAGCAGTGGGGATGGCAAGGAAAGCTGGTTCAATAATAATCTGAACAAAGCTCATCTTGATTACTTCTACTGGTTGCTTGCTGGGCTTAGTGCTGTTGGGTTGGCTGCTTTCCTATGTTTTGCAAGAACTTACATCTACGGTAAGGGGAATACCACGTGA
- the LOC111797134 gene encoding protein NRT1/ PTR FAMILY 5.10-like isoform X2, which yields MEAPLLEDTVEGAVDYNGRPVRRSDSGGWRSAALIIGVEVAERFAYYGVSSNLISFLTDQLGQSTATAAENVNAWSGAASLLPLLGAFLADSFLGRYRTIALSTVLYILGLGLLTVSATLHSPSISSCQQTEKSLPCSPGLFQVILFFSSLYVVAFAQGGHKPCVQAFGADQFDGQHPEESKAKSSFFNWWYFCISLATFATVNILNYVQDNLSWSLGFGIPCISMVLALVVFLLGTRTYRFINRGDEENPFVRIGRVFITAVRNWRVNSSEIAHEEETRGLLPHHSSQQFRFLNKALIVPNSSKEGGHTCTISEVEEAKAVLRLLPIWVTCLAYAVVFSQSSTFFTKQGVTMNRSIVPGFDVPAASLQSFIGLSIVVSLPIYDRILIPIARNFTGKPSGITMLQRIGFGMLLSSLSMVIAALVEIKRLETAQEYGLVDLPKATVPLSIWWLVPQYVLFGVADVFTMVGLQEFFYDQAPSGLRSIGLSLYLSIFGVGNFLSSFLISAIENLSSGDGKESWFNNNLNKAHLDYFYWLLAGLSAIGLAAFLCFARTYIYSKKNTT from the exons ATGGAGGCTCCTCTCTTGGAAGACACGGTGGAGGGTGCGGTTGATTACAATGGCCGCCCAGTCCGGAG ATCCGATTCCGGTGGCTGGAGATCCGCCGCCCTCATTATAG GAGTGGAGGTTGCCGAGAGATTCGCCTACTACGGAGTTTCCTCCAACTTAATTAGCTTCTTGACCGACCAGCTTGGCCAGTCGACGGCCACAGCGGCGGAGAATGTCAATGCTTGGTCGGGTGCCGCCTCCTTGCTGCCTCTACTTGGCGCCTTTCTGGCTGATTCCTTCCTCGGACGATACCGTACCATTGCTCTTTCCACTGTCCTTTACATCCTG GGACTTGGATTGTTGACTGTGTCTGCAACGCTTCATTCTCCCAGCATTTCTAGCTGCCAACAGACCGAAAAATCCCTACCATGTTCCCCCGGCCTTTTCCAagtaattctatttttctccTCCTTATATGTTGTGGCATTTGCTCAAGGTGGACACAAGCCTTGCGTCCAAGCTTTCGGAGCTGACCAATTTGATGGACAACATCCAGAAGAGAGCAAAGCTAAAAGCTCTTTCTTCAATTGGTGGTATTTCTGTATCTCTTTGGCCACTTTTGCAACTGTTAATATCTTGAACTATGTGCAAGATAACCTCAGCTGGAGTCTTGGGTTTGGAATTCCTTGTATTTCTATGGTTTTGGCACTCGTAGTCTTCTTGCTTGGAACTAGGACGTACAGGTTCATTAACAGAGGAGATGAGGAAAACCCATTTGTAAGAATTGGACGAGTGTTTATCACAGCAGTAAGAAATTGGCGAGTAAATTCTTCTGAAATAGCTCATGAAGAGGAAACCCGTGGCCTGTTACCACACCATAGCTCTCAACAGTTCAG GTTCCTCAACAAAGCATTGATTGTACCCAATAGTTCGAAGGAAGGCGGTCATACATGTACCATCAGTGAAGTTGAGGAAGCAAAAGCAGTACTTAGGCTTCTTCCCATCTGGGTTACATGCTTAGCATATGCTGTTGTATTCTCCCAGTCATCAACTTTCTTTACTAAACAAGGAGTCACGATGAACAGATCAATAGTTCCTGGATTCGACGTACCTGCTGCTTCACTTCAATCCTTTATCGGTCTGTCCATTGTCGTTTCCCTCCCGATATATGATCGCATACTCATTCCGATCGCAAGAAATTTCACTGGGAAACCTTCTGGAATTACAATGCTACAGAGAATTGGATTTGGGATGCTATTATCTTCTCTTTCCATGGTCATTGCTGCATTAGTCGAGATAAAAAGGCTCGAAACAGCTCAAGAATATGGTTTGGTTGATCTGCCAAAGGCGACTGTTCCTTTGAGTATATGGTGGTTGGTTCCTCAGTATGTACTGTTTGGAGTTGCCGATGTCTTCACCATGGTTGGGTTGCAGGAGTTTTTCTATGACCAGGCTCCGAGCGGATTAAGAAGCATCGGTCTGTCGCTGTACCTGAGTATTTTTGGCGTTGGCAACTTTTTAAGCAGCTTTCTCATCTCTGCCATTGAAAATCTAAGCAGTGGCGATGGCAAAGAAAGCTGGTTCAATAATAATCTGAACAAAGCTCATCTTGATTACTTCTACTGGTTGCTTGCTGGGCTTAGTGCTATTGGGTTGGCTGCTTTCCTATGTTTTGCAAGAACTTACATCTACAGTAAGAAGAATACCACATGA
- the LOC111797134 gene encoding protein NRT1/ PTR FAMILY 5.10-like isoform X1 — protein sequence MEAPLLEDTVEGAVDYNGRPVRRSDSGGWRSAALIIGVEVAERFAYYGVSSNLISFLTDQLGQSTATAAENVNAWSGAASLLPLLGAFLADSFLGRYRTIALSTVLYILGLGLLTVSATLHSPSISSCQQTEKSLPCSPGLFQVILFFSSLYVVAFAQGGHKPCVQAFGADQFDGQHPEESKAKSSFFNWWYFCISLATFATVNILNYVQDNLSWSLGFGIPCISMVLALVVFLLGTRTYRFINRGDEENPFVRIGRVFITAVRNWRVNSSEIAHEEETRGLLPHHSSQQFRFLNKALIVPNSSKEGGHTCTISEVEEAKAVLRLLPIWVTCLAYAVVFSQSSTFFTKQGVTMNRSIVPGFDVPAASLQSFIGLSIVVSLPIYDRILIPIARNFTGKPSGITMLQRIGFGMLLSSLSMVIAALVEIKRLETAQEYGLVDLPKATVPLSIWWLVPQYVLFGVADVFTMVGLQEFFYDQAPSGLRSIGLSLYLSIFGVGNFLSSFLISAIENLSSGDGKESWFNNNLNKAHLDYFYWLLAGLSAIGLAAFLCFARTYIYSKKNTT from the exons ATGGAGGCTCCTCTCTTGGAAGACACGGTGGAGGGTGCGGTTGATTACAATGGCCGCCCAGTCCGGAGATCCGATTCCGGTGGCTGGAGATCCGCCGCCCTCATTATAG GAGTGGAGGTTGCCGAGAGATTCGCCTACTACGGAGTTTCCTCCAACTTAATTAGCTTCTTGACCGACCAGCTTGGCCAGTCGACGGCCACAGCGGCGGAGAATGTCAATGCTTGGTCGGGTGCCGCCTCCTTGCTGCCTCTACTTGGCGCCTTTCTGGCTGATTCCTTCCTCGGACGATACCGTACCATTGCTCTTTCCACTGTCCTTTACATCCTG GGACTTGGATTGTTGACTGTGTCTGCAACGCTTCATTCTCCCAGCATTTCTAGCTGCCAACAGACCGAAAAATCCCTACCATGTTCCCCCGGCCTTTTCCAagtaattctatttttctccTCCTTATATGTTGTGGCATTTGCTCAAGGTGGACACAAGCCTTGCGTCCAAGCTTTCGGAGCTGACCAATTTGATGGACAACATCCAGAAGAGAGCAAAGCTAAAAGCTCTTTCTTCAATTGGTGGTATTTCTGTATCTCTTTGGCCACTTTTGCAACTGTTAATATCTTGAACTATGTGCAAGATAACCTCAGCTGGAGTCTTGGGTTTGGAATTCCTTGTATTTCTATGGTTTTGGCACTCGTAGTCTTCTTGCTTGGAACTAGGACGTACAGGTTCATTAACAGAGGAGATGAGGAAAACCCATTTGTAAGAATTGGACGAGTGTTTATCACAGCAGTAAGAAATTGGCGAGTAAATTCTTCTGAAATAGCTCATGAAGAGGAAACCCGTGGCCTGTTACCACACCATAGCTCTCAACAGTTCAG GTTCCTCAACAAAGCATTGATTGTACCCAATAGTTCGAAGGAAGGCGGTCATACATGTACCATCAGTGAAGTTGAGGAAGCAAAAGCAGTACTTAGGCTTCTTCCCATCTGGGTTACATGCTTAGCATATGCTGTTGTATTCTCCCAGTCATCAACTTTCTTTACTAAACAAGGAGTCACGATGAACAGATCAATAGTTCCTGGATTCGACGTACCTGCTGCTTCACTTCAATCCTTTATCGGTCTGTCCATTGTCGTTTCCCTCCCGATATATGATCGCATACTCATTCCGATCGCAAGAAATTTCACTGGGAAACCTTCTGGAATTACAATGCTACAGAGAATTGGATTTGGGATGCTATTATCTTCTCTTTCCATGGTCATTGCTGCATTAGTCGAGATAAAAAGGCTCGAAACAGCTCAAGAATATGGTTTGGTTGATCTGCCAAAGGCGACTGTTCCTTTGAGTATATGGTGGTTGGTTCCTCAGTATGTACTGTTTGGAGTTGCCGATGTCTTCACCATGGTTGGGTTGCAGGAGTTTTTCTATGACCAGGCTCCGAGCGGATTAAGAAGCATCGGTCTGTCGCTGTACCTGAGTATTTTTGGCGTTGGCAACTTTTTAAGCAGCTTTCTCATCTCTGCCATTGAAAATCTAAGCAGTGGCGATGGCAAAGAAAGCTGGTTCAATAATAATCTGAACAAAGCTCATCTTGATTACTTCTACTGGTTGCTTGCTGGGCTTAGTGCTATTGGGTTGGCTGCTTTCCTATGTTTTGCAAGAACTTACATCTACAGTAAGAAGAATACCACATGA